In a genomic window of Paroedura picta isolate Pp20150507F chromosome 14, Ppicta_v3.0, whole genome shotgun sequence:
- the APBB3 gene encoding amyloid-beta A4 precursor protein-binding family B member 3 isoform X2: MERLIPSPMASLPRRTSLAWPGEEHHQVSTEPGSKCFVVRSLGWVEIPEEDLAPGKSSIAVNNCIQQLSQSKCESWNPADRWGEGQNVVMILKKDTMSLVDPLDHSLLHSQPIINIRVWGVGCNNGRDFAFVASDKDTCMLKCHVFHCNVPAKAIAKALHEMCSKIMAERAVASNSLTRSVTLEPVTPDDLPLQVDVLDAVGESVQKYEALYIGTLPVSKAMGMDVLNNAIEDLMGSRGREQWIPSVLSVSDSVMQAEQTEAEDEEDACLWGCQVRYVTFIGIGKDAHTFALITDLGQQRFQCTAFWCEPDAGMISEAVQAACMVQYQKCLVASTSRMRPKSSSRSILKMKRTVSVDSPGCPFPALQKAGSATSTRKRGVFSFFEAFRQKPFMLHTP; the protein is encoded by the exons TGCTTCGTTGTGCGCTCCTTAGGCTGGGTGGAGATTCCGGAGGAGGATCTGGCCCCAGGCAAAAGCAGCATTGCGGTGAATAACTGCATCCAGCAACTCTCCCAGAGCAAGTGTGAGAGCTGGAACCCTGCAGACAGATGGGGGGAG GGCCAGAATGTGGTGATGATCCTGAAGAAGGACACCATGAGCTTGGTAGACCCACTAGACCACAGCCTCCTCCACAGCCAGCCCATCATCAACATCCGTGTCTGGGGGGTAGGCTGCAACAACGGCAG GGATTTTGCGTTCGTGGCCAGTGACAAGGACACGTGCATGCTGAAGTGCCACGTCTTCCACTGCAACGTGCCTGCCAAGGCCATTGCCAAGGCGCTGCATGAAATGTGCTCCAAG ATTATGGCTGAGCGGGCCGTAGCAAGTAACAGCCTCACTCGATCTGTCACACTGGAACCCGTAACACCGGATGACTTACCTCTGCAAG TTGACGTCCTGGATGCCGTGGGAGAGTCCGTCCAGAAATACGAAGCTTTGTATATTGGCACCTTACCAGTGTCCAAAGCTATGG GGATGGATGTGCTAAACAATGCCATCGAAGACTTGATGGGCAGCCGTGGCCGTGAACAGTGGATTCCATCTGTCCTCAGTGTTTCAGATTCAGTGATGCAAGCAGAGCAGACTGAG GCGGAGGATGAAGAGGATGCTTGCCTTTGGGGATGCCAGGTTCGCTATGTGACTTTTATCGGGATCGGGAAAGATGCCCACACATTTGCGCTCATCACAGACTTGGGCCAGCAGCGTTTCCAGTGCACGGCCTTTTGGTGTGAGCCAGATGCAGGCATGATCTCGGAAGCAGTTCAGGCAGCGTGCATG GTCCAGTACCAGAAATGCTTAGTTGCCTCCACGTCACGGATGAGACCGAAAAGTAGCTCCCGTtccatcctgaagatgaaaaggACAGTGTCAGTAGATTCACCGGGGTGCCCGTTTCCTGCCCTACAGAAAGCCGGCAGTGCTACCAGTACTCGCAAGAGAGGGGTCTTCTCTTTCTTTGAAGCATTCCGCCAAAAACCCTTCATGCTGCACACCCCTTAA